One genomic window of Gracilinema caldarium DSM 7334 includes the following:
- the uvrC gene encoding excinuclease ABC subunit UvrC: MVNRSQNIEHYTRLRAFVKEAPLEPGVYLMKDEAGTIIYVGKAKVLRNRLTSYFSGEKDVKTRTLLTHVRSIETIIVASEYEALLLENTLIKQHSPRYNINLKDGKTYPVVRITNEDFPRLFRTRYIVQDRSRYFGPFPNVQALDTMLYLIETLFPLRKCKVLRDRSHPCMYYHIGRCSAPCAKKISKPEYLSLIEKAIQLLTGNTEDLLVKLTKEMEEAAAQLHFERAAQLRDAINSIQQIMAISTVVDFDEQSRDYIAWAESGILSTYTVFSMRGGKMTGRELYRTRSAADSEESLIQFMLAYYSLDRPPPPQVYINLNLTMIDTIVTALKERFGYAPEIRLPDEKRHEAVLAMAYQNAKEDVLKRQKERGAGPALEELQRILALPRYPERIEGFDIAQLGGKHTVASLISFKNGIPDKKNYRYFKIRSLHGAIDDFGALREAVSRRYSRLLAEHEELPDLILIDGGIGQVNASKGVLDALNISVPVVGLAKRNEELWLPEAKEPIRLDERSEALKVLQHVRDETHRFATALNQRLRSKDLSLSHLVAVPGIGPRKAATLINHFGSLKAIAEASPQDIIHLIHCSEAVALAVQKASIEAEINQTTVSEQFGYHTRVGQSDIAASLAAEAAEWYNKEGKQD, translated from the coding sequence ATGGTGAACCGCAGTCAAAATATAGAACATTATACCCGTCTTAGGGCCTTCGTGAAAGAGGCACCCCTTGAACCTGGGGTCTACCTCATGAAAGATGAAGCAGGGACTATCATCTATGTGGGAAAAGCTAAGGTACTGCGAAATAGGCTTACATCATATTTCAGCGGTGAAAAAGATGTAAAAACCCGAACCCTCCTTACCCATGTGCGTTCTATCGAAACCATCATTGTAGCCAGCGAATACGAAGCCCTGCTCCTTGAAAACACCCTGATAAAACAACACTCACCCCGATATAACATCAACCTAAAGGATGGAAAAACCTACCCGGTGGTCCGCATCACCAATGAAGATTTTCCACGATTGTTTCGAACCCGATATATTGTGCAGGACAGATCCCGCTACTTTGGCCCTTTCCCGAATGTTCAGGCCCTCGATACGATGCTGTATCTTATCGAAACCCTCTTTCCCCTGCGGAAATGCAAGGTGCTTCGGGACCGATCTCACCCTTGCATGTATTACCACATCGGTCGTTGCAGTGCTCCCTGTGCAAAAAAAATCAGCAAACCCGAATACCTGAGCCTCATTGAAAAGGCTATACAACTACTTACTGGAAATACTGAAGATCTACTTGTAAAGCTAACCAAGGAAATGGAAGAAGCCGCAGCCCAACTCCATTTTGAACGAGCCGCCCAATTACGGGACGCTATCAACAGCATTCAACAAATCATGGCAATCAGTACGGTTGTCGATTTTGATGAACAAAGCAGGGATTATATTGCCTGGGCAGAATCGGGCATTCTGAGTACCTACACTGTTTTTAGCATGCGGGGTGGCAAAATGACCGGAAGAGAACTCTACCGCACCCGTTCTGCAGCAGATTCAGAAGAGTCTTTAATCCAGTTTATGCTCGCGTACTACAGCCTTGATAGGCCTCCGCCGCCTCAGGTCTACATCAATCTGAATCTTACTATGATAGATACGATTGTTACAGCATTAAAAGAACGTTTTGGCTATGCACCGGAGATCCGATTGCCAGATGAAAAACGACATGAGGCGGTTCTTGCCATGGCATACCAGAATGCGAAGGAGGACGTACTCAAACGACAGAAGGAGCGTGGTGCTGGACCTGCTCTTGAGGAATTACAGCGAATCCTCGCTCTGCCTCGCTATCCCGAACGGATTGAAGGTTTTGATATTGCCCAATTAGGGGGTAAGCATACCGTTGCATCCCTTATTTCCTTTAAAAATGGGATTCCTGATAAAAAGAATTACCGTTATTTTAAAATTCGGAGTCTCCATGGAGCTATCGACGATTTTGGAGCCCTTCGTGAGGCCGTATCCCGGCGATATTCCAGGCTTTTGGCCGAACACGAAGAGCTTCCGGATCTTATATTGATTGATGGAGGTATTGGGCAGGTGAATGCCTCCAAAGGAGTTTTAGATGCCCTTAATATATCAGTACCTGTGGTAGGGCTTGCAAAACGGAACGAAGAACTCTGGCTTCCCGAAGCCAAAGAACCAATCCGTCTGGACGAACGGTCGGAAGCACTCAAGGTACTCCAACATGTTCGTGATGAAACTCATCGCTTCGCGACTGCTCTGAACCAACGGCTCCGAAGCAAGGACCTGTCCCTATCCCATCTGGTTGCAGTACCCGGTATCGGTCCACGAAAGGCCGCGACACTCATAAATCATTTTGGATCTCTTAAAGCCATTGCAGAGGCGAGCCCACAGGATATTATTCATCTGATTCATTGTTCCGAAGCAGTGGCCCTTGCAGTACAAAAAGCTTCAATTGAAGCAGAAATCAACCAAACCACCGTTTCAGAACAATTCGGCTACCATACACGCGTTGGTCAGTCAGATATCGCAGCCAGTCTCGCCGCAGAGGCTGCTGAATGGTATAACAAAGAGGGCAAGCAGGATTAA
- the hpf gene encoding ribosome hibernation-promoting factor, HPF/YfiA family gives MNIDVRAVHFTLWDGSREYLDKKIARIPNAENMIVDLLITLTKDKDFTAEATVNFRWGVSVHVKENDFELNAAIDKMMDKLESKIIKEKEKIKEKH, from the coding sequence ATGAACATCGATGTAAGGGCCGTTCATTTTACCCTTTGGGATGGTTCCAGAGAATATCTGGATAAAAAAATCGCCCGCATTCCAAATGCGGAAAATATGATTGTAGATCTATTGATAACCTTGACCAAGGATAAGGACTTTACAGCAGAAGCAACAGTTAATTTCCGTTGGGGTGTGTCGGTTCATGTAAAGGAAAATGATTTTGAATTGAATGCAGCTATTGATAAAATGATGGATAAACTGGAATCTAAGATTATTAAAGAAAAAGAGAAAATAAAAGAAAAACACTAA
- the rpoN gene encoding RNA polymerase factor sigma-54: MQLQRPTFIQEQRLKMNPQLYQSIKLMALPVVDLRETIQAELERNPALEVIEDKTTISLDSAIKEVKEEDDYFEATSDSGFTRRGTDEDADEQQKFIEGALSRPETLQEHLLWQLRLQPIDDDVRRIGELLIQNLDADGFHKEPIDVLLKNEDPAKIAVALDLVRRLDPQGTCTTNYKESLMVQAQLMPDSPDGILEALEHLELLERGKITEVAKKIKRSEEAVKEILEHIKELSPFPGRQFDTSEVRYVTPDVQVIRKNDEFVIILNDEEIPVLGINPFFMKLSDGKDGEKPVRDFVRENIKEARWFIRSINQRNHTLLKVMRAIVEFQRAFFAKGPKYLAPLTLKDIAQEIGVHETTVSRIANGKYVQTEWGIFEIRYFFTNSISGAGSSGSRYSKEAVKEIIREIIQSEEGSLSDQDIADLLVRRGIPLARRTVAKYRKELDLGSSYTRS, encoded by the coding sequence GTGCAGCTTCAGAGGCCTACTTTTATACAAGAACAACGACTGAAAATGAACCCCCAGCTTTATCAGTCTATAAAACTGATGGCGTTACCGGTCGTTGATCTGCGGGAGACCATACAGGCAGAGCTGGAGCGAAATCCTGCCTTGGAAGTTATCGAAGACAAAACCACTATTTCTCTTGATTCAGCTATAAAAGAAGTCAAAGAAGAGGATGATTATTTTGAAGCCACATCCGACAGCGGTTTTACCCGGCGTGGTACCGATGAGGATGCGGATGAACAGCAAAAATTTATAGAAGGAGCTCTATCCCGGCCTGAAACGCTGCAGGAACACCTGCTCTGGCAGCTCAGGCTGCAGCCTATTGATGATGATGTCCGTCGTATTGGGGAACTCCTTATTCAGAATCTTGATGCTGATGGTTTTCATAAAGAACCGATTGATGTACTTCTAAAAAATGAAGACCCCGCGAAGATTGCTGTAGCCCTGGATCTAGTGCGTAGACTTGACCCTCAAGGAACCTGTACCACCAATTACAAGGAATCCCTCATGGTACAGGCCCAACTAATGCCCGATTCCCCCGATGGTATACTTGAAGCCCTAGAACATCTTGAACTGCTTGAACGGGGTAAAATTACTGAGGTGGCAAAAAAAATCAAACGGAGCGAGGAAGCAGTTAAAGAAATATTGGAACATATTAAAGAACTATCTCCCTTCCCTGGTCGCCAATTCGATACTTCCGAAGTTCGCTATGTAACACCCGATGTACAGGTTATTAGGAAAAATGATGAATTTGTTATTATATTAAATGATGAAGAGATACCGGTTTTGGGGATTAACCCCTTTTTTATGAAACTTTCCGATGGAAAGGATGGTGAGAAACCGGTGCGGGACTTTGTCCGAGAAAATATCAAAGAAGCTCGTTGGTTCATACGGTCCATAAATCAACGGAATCATACCTTGCTTAAGGTGATGCGGGCCATTGTGGAATTCCAGCGGGCTTTTTTTGCTAAGGGGCCGAAATACCTAGCCCCCCTCACCTTAAAGGACATAGCCCAGGAAATCGGTGTCCATGAGACCACGGTCTCACGGATTGCCAATGGCAAATATGTCCAGACTGAATGGGGTATATTTGAGATACGGTATTTCTTTACTAATTCTATTAGCGGAGCCGGTTCTTCCGGTTCCAGATATTCAAAGGAGGCTGTAAAGGAAATCATCCGTGAGATTATCCAGAGTGAAGAGGGGTCCCTGTCCGATCAGGATATTGCGGATCTGCTCGTACGACGGGGGATTCCGCTCGCCCGAAGAACCGTAGCCAAGTACCGAAAGGAACTGGATCTAGGTTCATCCTATACCAGATCCTAA
- a CDS encoding DUF1015 domain-containing protein, which yields MKTIKERLDALGTHIPDILLPNKDIDLKSWAVIACDQFTQDSFFWDGLAQQIGEKPSLLSMIFPEIYLEDTDKAARIMKIRQAMKKAITSDYFDEPVHGMIYVERSTPHRPCRRGLVLALDLEHYDWHPEAQHLIRATEGTVQERLPPRIEIRRGAPLESPHIIVLIDDPERQLIEGLGKRAKTKPYRYSTQLMADAGRITGWVLDTQKDFEYLAEHLERLVRQAIARDGRTSPSAEPFLYAVGDGNHSLATAKAVWEEYKATHYHEPDIMEHPARYALVELENLYDEGIEFEPIHRLLFGTSLKEIEQLLQKELSAKTKIIEDIGHLTASLTEPSAHTIQYGLVSKDGLRLISISGTAIATAPIQPVLDRFISENQGKLTIDYIHGSRETTNLSLAAPDRVGILLPPVSKGDLFVTVGKSGPLPRKSFSMGEGIEKRFYLECRRLFV from the coding sequence ATGAAAACTATAAAAGAGCGGCTTGATGCCCTTGGAACACATATTCCAGACATTTTATTACCTAATAAAGATATAGATCTTAAATCCTGGGCAGTCATTGCCTGTGATCAGTTTACTCAAGACAGTTTTTTTTGGGATGGCCTCGCCCAACAAATCGGGGAAAAACCATCTCTCCTTTCAATGATTTTCCCGGAAATATATTTGGAAGATACAGACAAAGCGGCTCGGATTATGAAGATCCGGCAAGCGATGAAAAAGGCTATTACATCAGACTATTTTGATGAACCTGTTCATGGTATGATTTATGTAGAACGGTCAACACCCCACCGACCCTGTCGGCGTGGACTGGTACTGGCCCTCGACCTGGAGCACTATGATTGGCATCCAGAGGCACAGCATCTCATTAGGGCTACTGAAGGCACCGTTCAGGAACGTCTTCCCCCTCGTATCGAAATCCGTCGAGGAGCCCCACTTGAAAGTCCTCACATTATAGTTCTCATCGATGACCCAGAACGTCAGCTTATAGAAGGCCTTGGAAAACGGGCAAAAACAAAACCATACCGATACAGCACCCAACTCATGGCCGATGCAGGTAGAATTACCGGTTGGGTACTTGATACTCAAAAAGACTTTGAATATCTTGCAGAACATTTAGAACGACTCGTACGGCAAGCAATTGCCAGAGATGGAAGGACAAGCCCATCCGCAGAACCTTTTCTCTATGCAGTTGGGGATGGAAACCATTCACTTGCTACTGCTAAAGCGGTATGGGAAGAATATAAAGCAACCCATTATCATGAACCGGATATTATGGAACATCCAGCCCGATATGCTTTGGTAGAACTGGAAAATCTCTATGATGAAGGTATTGAGTTTGAACCAATCCACCGTCTTCTCTTTGGGACTAGCTTGAAAGAAATTGAACAGCTCTTACAAAAGGAACTTTCAGCAAAAACTAAAATAATTGAAGACATTGGACACCTCACTGCATCCCTTACTGAGCCTTCAGCCCATACCATTCAGTATGGGCTGGTTTCGAAGGATGGCCTGAGGCTTATTTCAATCTCTGGTACTGCAATTGCTACTGCGCCGATCCAGCCAGTCCTTGACCGTTTTATTAGTGAAAATCAGGGAAAACTTACCATCGATTATATCCATGGGAGCCGGGAAACTACCAATTTATCCCTCGCCGCTCCAGACAGAGTTGGAATATTGCTGCCACCGGTGAGTAAGGGGGATCTTTTCGTAACCGTCGGAAAATCTGGCCCCTTACCCAGAAAAAGTTTTTCCATGGGAGAAGGGATAGAAAAGCGCTTCTATCTTGAATGTCGGAGGCTTTTTGTGTAA